Part of the Janibacter alkaliphilus genome is shown below.
GCTCAACGGCGACGTCGCCGGCACCGACACCATCGGCGGGATCCTCGCCAACGAGTTCGGCTTCGTCGTCGCCTTCTTCGTGCCACTCATGGCGATCGCCCTGGTCGCCCGCTCCACCCGCCGGGACGAGGAGGCCGGGCGGCTGGAGCTGCTGCTCGCCTCGCGCATCGGCCGGCAGGCACCGCTCGTCGCGGCGATCGTGGTGGCCCTGCTCGCCCTGGCCGCGCTCGCGCTCGGCGTCCTCGTCCTGGTCGCCTCCAGCGAGGCCTCGACCGGCGGGGCCGCGCTGTACGCCGCCGCCCTCTTCGCCCTCGGCGCCGTCTACGTCGGGGTGGCCGCCGTGCTCGCCCAGCTCGTCGAGCACAACCGCTCGGTGTGGGCGGCCGGTCTGGCGGTCGTCGTGCTGGCCTACCTGCTCCGCGGGGTCGGCGCCGTGCAGGACAGCGGGCTGATCTGGGCGAGCCCGCTCGGCTGGTACGACAGGGTCGCCCCCTTCGGCGAGGAGCCGCGCCCGTGGGTGCTGCTGCTCTCGGCGGCGCTGGCCACCGTGCTCATCGGCGGTGCGCTCGTGCTGTCGGCCCGCCGGGACGTCGGCGCCGCGCTGCTGCCCGCGCGCCGTGCCCCGGCCCGGGCCACCGGGCTGCTGCGCTCGCCGTTCGGGCTGGCGCTGCACGAGCACCGTGGGCCGATCCTCGGCTGGGTGGTCATCGCGCTCGCGCTCATGGGCACCTACGGTGCGCTCGCCGGGGACGTGCTCGAGGCGATGGAGTCCAACCCCGACCTCGCCCAGTACATCGGCGCCGGTGGTGGCGAGCAGATCCTCGAGCAGGTCGAGGGCCTCTTCGTCATGATGCTCGCCATGCTCGCCGCCGCGCTGGTGATCCAGGCGGTCGGGTCGCTGCGCAGCGAGGAGTCCACCGGCCGGCTGGAGGCCCAGCTGGTCGAAGGGCGCACCCGGCCCGCCTGGCTGGCGGTGCACGTGCTCGTCGTGGCGGTGGGCGCGGTGCTCGCCCTGCTGCTCGGTGGGCTCGTCCTCGGGCTCACCACCTCGGCCTCCCTCGCCGACGACGCCTGGACGGCGCGGCTGCTCGGAGCGTCCGTGCCGCACCTGTCCAGCACCCTGTTCTTCCTCGGGCTCGCGGTCGCCCTCTTCGGCCTGGCGCCGCGCTGGCGCTCGCTGGCCTGGGTGGTCTTCGGGGCAGGGGCGCTGCTGGCCTGGATGGGCCCGGCGCTCGACCTGCCGACCTGGCTGGTGGAGGCCTCTCCCTTCGCGGCGGTCGGCATCCTCCCGGCCGAGGACGTCGACCTCGCCGGGGTGGCGGTGCTCGTCGGGCTGGGCCTGGTCCTGCTCGTCGCCGGGGTGGTCGGCTTCCGTCGCCGGGACGTGCCGCAGCAGTAGTCAGCCAGCCGTGGCGCCCTGCTCCGCGGCCGGGACGCCGGCCGAAAGCAGGGCGCGGAAGCCGTCGGCATATCCTTCGGGGTCCATGTCTTGGAGCAGGGCCCGCTGCACGATGAAGCCGGGCATGAGGCCGGTCATGACGCGAGCCACCTGCTCGGGGTCGGCGCCCGACGGGAGCCGACCGCGGGCGATCTCACGCTCCGCGATGCTCTGCCACAGCGCGCGGACCGCTCGCATCTGCGGGGCGAGGATCTCGTGGACCTCCGGGTCGCGCATCGCCTCCGCCCAGGCCTGCACCCCGACCACGGTGAGATCGCCCTCGGGGTCGCGAGCCAGCCGGTCGATGGCGTGCACGAGGTCGTCGAGGGTCTCGGCGAGACCGAGGTCGACGTCCGACTCCAGGCGCTGCTGCACCGCCGACAGCGTCCCGCCGATGGAGAGCTGCACCAGGGCCAGGATGATCTCCGTCTTGGAGGAGAAGTACCCGTAGACCGCGCCGGCGGACAGGCCCGACTCGCGGATGATGTCGGCCATCGTCGTCTTGTGGAAGCCCTCGCGCAGCACGCAGCGCAGCGCCGCCTCGGTGATCTCGCGGCGGCGTGCGTCCTTGTGCTCCTGGCTGACCCGTGGCATGCGCCGAGATTAAAACGAACGAACGTTCTTTGACAAGCATGGTCGACGATGGTTCAGTGGTCTCAACAAGAACGAACGTTCCATTTAGGAGGAGACATGAGCACCACCACCGACGACACCACGACCCCGAGCGAAGAGAGCGGCGAGACCACCAGCGAGACCACCAGCGAGACCCGCACGGTCCTGGCCATCGTCCTGGGCCTGACCACCCTGCCCGCCGTGATGCTCACCGCGTTCGCCTGGACCACCAGCGAGATCGAGCCGCGGGAGGTGCCGATCGTCGTCGCCGGTCCCGAGCAGGCGACCGGCCCCATGGCCGAGCAGCTGAGCGCCAGCGGCGAGGAGGCCTTCGAGGTCACGACGGTCGCCGACCGCGCCGCCGCGGTCGAGGCGATCGAGGAGCGTGAGGCCTACGCCGGTCTCGTCGTCGGCGCCGAGCCCGAGCTGCTCACTGCGCCCGCCGCCAGCCCGGCGGTGGCCAGCCTCATGACCGAGGCGCTGGCCGCCGACGGCGCGGGCACCACGGTCACCGAGGTCGTCCCGCTGCCCGAGGGGGACCCGAACGGCCAGATCTTCTCCTCGGTCGCGCTGCCGCTGCTGCTCGGGGGCATAGCCACCGGTGTGCTCGCCTCGATCGCCGTGCGCGGCCGCTGGGCGAAGGTGGCCACCATCAGCGGCGTCGCCGTCGCCGGCGGTCTCGTGCTCACCGCGATCCTGCAGCCGTGGCTCGGGGCCCTCGAGGGCAGCTACCTGGTGAACGCCTCGGTCATCGCCCTGGCCATCGCGGCCACCTCGACGGTCATGGCCGGCCTGCACTCGCTCATCGGCTACGCCGGCATCGGCCTGACCGCGCTGGCGGTGCTGCTCGTCGGGAACCCCTTCTCCGGTCTGGCCACCGGCCCGAAGCTGCTGCCCTCCGGCTGGAGCACGCTCGGCCAGCTGCTGCCCCCAGGTGCCGCCGGTCAGGCGCTGCGCTCGACGGCCTTCTTCGACGGCGCCGGTGCGGCGATGCCGCTGACGGTCCTCGTCGGATGGATCGTCGTCGGTCTGTCGCTGCTCGGCCTCTCCGCGGCGGCAGCCCCAGGCGGGCTGCGGCTGTCACGGAGAGCGCGTAGCGTCGGCCGGGACAGCAACCCCTGACGGAAGGTGGCACCAATGAGCGCGACGAACGAGCGCGGCGAGTCCATCGAGACCGCGCCGACCCCGGAGGCCCGGCTCGGCTCGACCACGGACACCGGGGCGCCGGCGCAGAGCGACCGGAACAGCCTGACCGTCGGCCCGGACGGGCCGATCGTCCTGCACGACACCCACTTCCTCAACCAGATGGCCCACTTCAACCGGGAGCGGGTGCCGGAGCGCAACGTGCACGCCAAGGGCTCGGGCGCCTTCGGGGTCTTCGAGACCACGGGCGACGTCTCCGCCTACACGAAGGCGGCGCTCTTCCAGCCGGGCGTGCGGACCGACATGCTCGCCCGCTTCTCCACCGTGGCCGGTGAGCAGGGGTCCCCGGACACCTGGCGCGACCCCCGCGGGTTCGCGCTGAAGTTCTACACCACCGAGGGCAACTACGACCTCGTCGGCAACAACACCCCGATCTTCTTCATCCGCGACACGATGAAGTTCCCGCACTTCATCCGCAGCCAGAAGCGGCGCGGCGGCTCCGGCCTGAGGGACAACCACATGCAGTGGGACTTCTGGAGCCTCAACCCCGAGTCGGCCCACCAGGTCACCTATCTCATGGGTGAGCGCGGCATCCCGAGGACCCTGCGGCACATGAACGGCTACGGCAGCCACACCTACATGTGGGTCAACGGGTCGGGCGAGAAGTTCTGGGTGAAGTACCACTTCCACAGCCACCAGGGCGTCGAGGGGCTGACCAACGAGGAGGCGACCCGCCTGGCGGGCGAGGACGCCGACGCCCACCGTCGTGACCTCTACGACGCCATCGAGCGCGGCGAGCACCCGAGCTGGACGCTGTCGGTGCAGGTCATGCCGTACGAGGACGCCAAGACCTACCGCTTCAACCCCTTCGACCTGACGAAGATCTGGCCGCACAGCGACTACCCGCTCATCGAGGTGGGCACGATGACGCTGAACAAGAACCCGGAGAACTTCTTCGCGCAGGTGGAGCAGGCCGCCTTCGAGCCCAGCGCGCTGGTGCCCGGCATCGGCTTCTCGCCGGACAAGATGCTGCTCGGCCGTGCCTTCGCCTACGCCGACACCCACCGTTACCGGATCGGCCCGAACTACCACCAGCTGCCGGTGAACCGGCCGCAGGCGGTGGCGGAGACCAACACCTACACCTTCGACGGGCCGATGGCCTACGACCACTCCGGTGACGACCCCGTGTACGCGCCGAACAGCGAGGGGCGCGGGTACGCCGACGAGGTCGGGGCCGTGCCGGAGAGCTGGGAGAGCGACGGCGAGATGGTCCGCCAGGCCTACACGCTGAGGGCCGAGGACGATGACTTCGGCCAGGCCGGCACGCTCGTGCGCGAGGTCTGGGACGACGCTCAGCGGGCCGCCTTCGTCGAGACCGTCGTCGGCCACCTGCTCGGAGGGGTGCAGGGCGAGGTGCTCGAGCGGGCCTTCCAGTACTGGAAGAACGTCGACGCCGAGACCGGTCAGCAGATCGAGGAGAAGGTGCGCGCCAGCAACGGCTGACGCGCGCACGTGACGGGGCGGGTCCGGCTGGCTGCCGGGCCCGCCCCGTCGGCGTCCATGGGTGAAGGTGTGCGCGGGGACGGTCGTTCGGTCAGGCCGCGAGCAGCCCGTCGATCTGGTTGATCGCGCCGCTGGCGCCCTCGACGATGCCCATGTCGAGCACCTGCTGCAGCGCCTCGGCGCTGTCGTAGGTCGTGACGACGGTGGCCCGCGTCCCGCCCTCGTGCGGGGCGAAGCCGAAGGAGCTGTGCGAGGTCGGCATCTCCGTGTTGCGGGCGAAGGTCTCGTCGAGGGCGAAGGCGTCGTCGACGGCGAACCCGGTGGGCTCCTCGACGGTCTTGACGTCCCAGTAGGCGTAGAACTTCTCGCCCTCCGGGGAGGTCATGTAGTACGTGACCGTGCCGCCCGGGGTCAGGTCGTGGTCGACGACGGTGGCCGGGTAGGTCGGCGGGCCCCAGATCTGCTCGAGCTGGCGCGGATCGGCGTAGACCTGCCAGACCCGCTCGACGGGGGCGGCGAAGTCCGCGGTGATGGTCAGGGTGCGGGTCTCGATGTCGGTGGTGACGTCGATGACGGGCATGGTGATCAGTCCTTCTCGGTGGTTGGTGCTGCGGTGGTGGTTTCCTCGGTGATCGCCGCCGGGCCGCTGGGCTCGGCGAGCAGGTCGTCCATCCGGGCGACCCGGCCTCGCCAGATCCCTTCGAGCTCGGTGAGCATCGCGCTCATCGACCGGACCGCCTCGACGTCACCGGTGGCGAGGGCCTGGCGGCCCACCCTCCGCTTGGTCAGCAGCCCGGCGCGCTCCAGCACGGCGACGTGCTTCTGCACCGCGGCGAAGCTCATGTCGTAGCGCTCCGCCAGGGTCGACACCGAGTGCTCGCCGGCCAGCACCCGACGCAGGATGTCGCGTCGCGTGCGGTCGGCCAGCGCGTGGAAGAACGCGTCGGCGCGAGCCTCTGCGTCCTGCCCTGCTCGCTCTTCGCTCGATGTCATGCGACCAATATACAACCAATCGCTATTCCGTCAACCACTCGGTTGTACGAAGTGCGCAACTGCCCGGGCAGTTGCGAGTGGGGTCGCGCAATTGCCCGGGCAGTTGCGCTGGTCGCGCAATTTGCCCAGGCAGTTGCGAGAGGTCAGGTGGTGCGGGAGGTGAGGGGACCGGGCTCGTCGAGCCAGGTGACGACCTCGTCCAGCGGAGCCCGCGTCGTGCGCAGGGCGTTCACCGGGGCCGAGGTGTCCTCGTGGCCGATCGCCAGCCCGCAGAAGAGCATGAGCTGGTCCGGGACGTCGACGACCTGGGCGACGAGGTCGTGCTGCGCGCTCCAGGCCTCCTGGGCGCAGGACTCCAGGCCCTCGGCGCGCAGCAGCAGCATCACCGTCTGCAGCCAGATCCCGAGGTCGGCCCACTGCGGGTGGTTCATGCCGCGGTCGACGAAGAGCAGCAGGCCCACCGGGGCGCCGAAGAAGTCCCAGTTGCGCACGAAGCTCGTCATCCGCCCGGCCTTGTCCTCGCGCGCGATGCCGAGGGTGGCGTAGAGCTGCTCGCCGTTCTGGAAGCGGCGGCTGCGGTAGGGCTCCCAGAGGGTGTCGGGGTAGACCGGGTACTCCGGCGAGGGCGGTCGCTCGCCCGAAGACAGCCGCTCACCTACCTTCGACCGGAGCGCCTGCAGGGCGTCGCCGGTGAGCACCGCGACGTGCCACGGCTGGAGGTTGCCACCGGAGGCCGCCCGCTGGGCCTGCTCCAGCACACGCTCGATGCCGGCCAGGTCCACCGGCTCGTCGGTGAAGGCGCGCACGGAGCGGCGTCCGGTCACCGCCTCGGTGATGTCCATCGGTACGGCTCCTGTCAGTCGGGGTCGGTCTGGGCGATCGCGCCGGAGGCGAGCAGGGCCTCGACCTCGGCCTCGGAGAAGCCGTGGCCGAGCAGCTGGGAGCGGGTGTCGGCGCCGGCCGGCCGCTCCGGGGTCGGCTGCGGCGGCGGACCGGTGGAGAAGCGGGGCGCCACCCGTGGGGTGACGGCGCCGCCGAGGTCGGCGAAGGCGTCGCGCGCCCGCGCCTGAGGGTGCTCGGGCGCCTCGCCGAGGTCGAGCACCGGGGCCACGCAGGCGTCGCTGCCGGCGAAGTGGGCGGCCCACTCGTCGCGGGTCCGCGAGGTGAAGGCCTCGGTGAAGACCCGGCGCTGCTCGGCGAAGCCCGCCGGGTCGTGCTGCTCGTGGGCGAAGCTCACCCCGAGGCCGTCGAGCAGGGCCGCGTAGAACTGCGGCTCGAGCGCCCCGACCGCGACGAAGCGGCCGTCGGCGCAGCGGTAGGTGTCGTAGAAGGGGGCACCGCCGTCCAGCAGGTTGGCCTGCCGCTCGTCCTGCCACAAGCCGATCCCGCGCAGGCCGTGGATCATCGTCGCCAGGCTGCTCACCCCGTCGACCATGGCTGCGTCGACGACCTGGCCCTGGCCGGTGCGCTGGCGCTCGAGCAGCGCGGCCAGCACGCCGACGACGAGGAAGAGCGAGCCGCCGCCGAAGTCGGCGAGCAGGTTGGCCGGCGGGACCGGCCGCTCCGCCGGGCCGGCCAGGCTGAGCGCCCCGGCCACGGCGGCGTAGGTGATGTCGTGCCCGACCTCTTGGGCGAGCGGCCCCTCCTGACCCCATCCGGTCATCCGCGCATAGACGAGGACGGGGTTGGCCGCGTGCAGCTCCTCCGGGCCCAGGCCCAGCCGCTCGGTGACGCCGGGTCGCAGACCCTCGACGAGGACGTCCGCCTCGGCGGCGAGCCGACGGACGGTGGCGATCCCGTCGGGGTGCTTGAGGTCGACGGCGACCGACGGCCGCGAGCGGCCCAGGCCGGTACCTGCGGCCAGCGGGCCCGCGCCGCCGGGGCGGTCCACCCGGATCACCTCGGCGCCGAGCTCGGCCATCAGCAGGCAGGCGTAGGGGGCCGGGCCGATGCCGACGAGCTCGATGACCCGGATCCCGGCCAGTGGGCGGGCCGGTGCCCGACCGCCCGGGCCGACGCCGGTGTCGACCCCGGGGTCGAGGCCGCGGTCAGGGTCGGGGCCGGGGTGGTCGGCGGTCACGGCATCGTCGCCGGGTGAGTCCATGACGTCAGTCAACCGCACGAGGGTTGTGCCGGGTCGGCGGCCCGGGGTGTCGGTGCCTACGTCGCTGCGTCGTCTCGTGGTCAGTCAGCGGTGGTTCGTGAGGTGAGGCACGGACGTAGCGGTGGTTCGTGAGGTGAGGCACGGACGCAGCGGTGGTTCGTGAGGTGAGGCACGGTCGTAGCGCCCGCGCGACGCCCGGCGCCACGGTGCGACTGTCCGCCCCGAGGGCGAACGACACCCCGGACCGCGTCGCGCCTCAGCCGTCCTCGGCCTCGGGGGCGGCCGGCATCCTGCCCGGCGCGAGCTCGCGCAGCCCGGGCAGCACGTCCTCGGCGAGCTCGGTGAGGAAGCGTTCCTGGTCCTCGCCGGGGGCGTGCAGCACGAGGTGGGTGAAGCCCATGTCGGTGTACTCGCGCACCCGTTCGACGACCTCGGCCGGGTCGTCGGAGACGATCCACCGGCTCATGATCTGCTCCAGCGGAAGGGCGTCGGCGGCCTGCTCCATCTCCACCGGGGAGTGGATCGAGTGCTTCTGCTCGGCCGGCAGCGCCAGCGGCGACCAGAACCGGGTCGCCTCCCGGGCCCGCTCCAGGTCCCGGTCGTAGCTGATCTTGATCTCGATCATCCGGTCCAGCGCCTCGACGTCGCGGCCCCCCTTCGCCGCACCGGTGGCCATGGACGGCAGCAGGGTGTCCTCGTAGAGCTCGCGGCCCTTGCCCGAGGTGCAGATGAGGCCGTCGCCCATCCGCCCGGCGTACCGGGCGACGGTGCCGCCGCCGGCCGCCACGTAGACCGGGACCGGCTCCTCCGGCCGGTCGTAGATGCTCAGGTCCCGCACCCGGTAGTAGTCCCCCTCCTGGTCCACCGAGTCCTGGGTCCACAGCGCCCGGATCAGCCGGACCGCCTCGCGCAGCCGGGCGAAGCGCTCCCGGAAGTCCGGCCAGTTCTCGACCGAGCCGACGGCGATCTCGTTGAGCGCCTCGCCGGTGCCCACCCCGAGGATCAGCCGCCCGGGGGCGAGGCAGCCGAGCGTGGCGACCTGCTGCGCCAGCACCGCAGGGTTGTAGCGGAAGGACGGGGTGAGCACCGAGGTGCCCAGCAGCACCCGGTCGGTGCGGGCGGCGACGTGCCCCAGCCAGGGCAGCGCCGCCGGCGCGTGCCCGCCGGTGACCCGCCAGGGCTGGGCGTGGTCGGAGACGGTGACCGAGTCCAGGCCGACGTGCTCGGCCAGCACGGCCAGGTCGGAGAGCCGCTGCGGCCCGAACTGCTCGGCCGAGGCCTTGTACCCGATGCGCAGGGGAGGGGTGCTCACCGCAGCGACGCTACTCCCGTGCGCCTGCGTGCATCGGTGGTCGGTCCCGCCTACCGTGACGGCAGGCGTCGCCGCGGCCGGGCGCGGCCGCCGAGACGAGCGAGGGACCTCGCCGGGCGCGGTCCAGGGAAGGGCACGACGTGAAGATCAACAACGATCCCGTCTACGTCAGGCGGCGTCTGGTCGCGCTCGCGGTCGCGGTGATCGTGCTCGTCCTGCTGATCTGGCTGGTCAGTCGGCTCTTCGGCGGAGACGACTCGGCCAGCGCGGCCACCGAGGAGGCATCCACCCAGGAGTCCCCGTCAGCGGCGGTCGCGGCGACCCCGACGGTGGAGCCCGAGGAGCCCGCGCCGAGCGAGTCACCGGCCGCCGAGCGCGGCGAGCAGGCCCCGCCCGTGGAGTCGACGATGGTGCAGGTCCAGCGGATCACCGGCGGCCTGACCCCCAAGTCCGTGGTCGCCTCCAGCGCCGGGGTCGTCTTCGCCCAGAACATGATGTACAGCCACACGGTGACCGTCTACGACGCCGACGGCGCCCGGCTGAAGACCATCGACGACGCCGTCGACCTCGCCGACTTCGGCGTCGAGGGCCACCCCGGCGAGAGCAAGGGCGCGCCGGTCGAGATGGCCTTCAGCCCGGACGGGTCCACCGCCTGGGTGAGCAACTACGCGATGTACGGCGAGGGCTTCCTGCCCGA
Proteins encoded:
- a CDS encoding ABC transporter permease; its protein translation is MTAVGTGAMARVQWRTGWRGILGWTFGLLAVLGISAVSVLDLYQTPAQIQTYEASTSSGAMAMLNGDVAGTDTIGGILANEFGFVVAFFVPLMAIALVARSTRRDEEAGRLELLLASRIGRQAPLVAAIVVALLALAALALGVLVLVASSEASTGGAALYAAALFALGAVYVGVAAVLAQLVEHNRSVWAAGLAVVVLAYLLRGVGAVQDSGLIWASPLGWYDRVAPFGEEPRPWVLLLSAALATVLIGGALVLSARRDVGAALLPARRAPARATGLLRSPFGLALHEHRGPILGWVVIALALMGTYGALAGDVLEAMESNPDLAQYIGAGGGEQILEQVEGLFVMMLAMLAAALVIQAVGSLRSEESTGRLEAQLVEGRTRPAWLAVHVLVVAVGAVLALLLGGLVLGLTTSASLADDAWTARLLGASVPHLSSTLFFLGLAVALFGLAPRWRSLAWVVFGAGALLAWMGPALDLPTWLVEASPFAAVGILPAEDVDLAGVAVLVGLGLVLLVAGVVGFRRRDVPQQ
- a CDS encoding TetR/AcrR family transcriptional regulator, translated to MPRVSQEHKDARRREITEAALRCVLREGFHKTTMADIIRESGLSAGAVYGYFSSKTEIILALVQLSIGGTLSAVQQRLESDVDLGLAETLDDLVHAIDRLARDPEGDLTVVGVQAWAEAMRDPEVHEILAPQMRAVRALWQSIAEREIARGRLPSGADPEQVARVMTGLMPGFIVQRALLQDMDPEGYADGFRALLSAGVPAAEQGATAG
- a CDS encoding catalase, with the protein product MSATNERGESIETAPTPEARLGSTTDTGAPAQSDRNSLTVGPDGPIVLHDTHFLNQMAHFNRERVPERNVHAKGSGAFGVFETTGDVSAYTKAALFQPGVRTDMLARFSTVAGEQGSPDTWRDPRGFALKFYTTEGNYDLVGNNTPIFFIRDTMKFPHFIRSQKRRGGSGLRDNHMQWDFWSLNPESAHQVTYLMGERGIPRTLRHMNGYGSHTYMWVNGSGEKFWVKYHFHSHQGVEGLTNEEATRLAGEDADAHRRDLYDAIERGEHPSWTLSVQVMPYEDAKTYRFNPFDLTKIWPHSDYPLIEVGTMTLNKNPENFFAQVEQAAFEPSALVPGIGFSPDKMLLGRAFAYADTHRYRIGPNYHQLPVNRPQAVAETNTYTFDGPMAYDHSGDDPVYAPNSEGRGYADEVGAVPESWESDGEMVRQAYTLRAEDDDFGQAGTLVREVWDDAQRAAFVETVVGHLLGGVQGEVLERAFQYWKNVDAETGQQIEEKVRASNG
- a CDS encoding SRPBCC family protein; this encodes MPVIDVTTDIETRTLTITADFAAPVERVWQVYADPRQLEQIWGPPTYPATVVDHDLTPGGTVTYYMTSPEGEKFYAYWDVKTVEEPTGFAVDDAFALDETFARNTEMPTSHSSFGFAPHEGGTRATVVTTYDSAEALQQVLDMGIVEGASGAINQIDGLLAA
- a CDS encoding ArsR/SmtB family transcription factor, with amino-acid sequence MTSSEERAGQDAEARADAFFHALADRTRRDILRRVLAGEHSVSTLAERYDMSFAAVQKHVAVLERAGLLTKRRVGRQALATGDVEAVRSMSAMLTELEGIWRGRVARMDDLLAEPSGPAAITEETTTAAPTTEKD
- a CDS encoding nitroreductase, translating into MDITEAVTGRRSVRAFTDEPVDLAGIERVLEQAQRAASGGNLQPWHVAVLTGDALQALRSKVGERLSSGERPPSPEYPVYPDTLWEPYRSRRFQNGEQLYATLGIAREDKAGRMTSFVRNWDFFGAPVGLLLFVDRGMNHPQWADLGIWLQTVMLLLRAEGLESCAQEAWSAQHDLVAQVVDVPDQLMLFCGLAIGHEDTSAPVNALRTTRAPLDEVVTWLDEPGPLTSRTT
- a CDS encoding CaiB/BaiF CoA transferase family protein, with product MDSPGDDAVTADHPGPDPDRGLDPGVDTGVGPGGRAPARPLAGIRVIELVGIGPAPYACLLMAELGAEVIRVDRPGGAGPLAAGTGLGRSRPSVAVDLKHPDGIATVRRLAAEADVLVEGLRPGVTERLGLGPEELHAANPVLVYARMTGWGQEGPLAQEVGHDITYAAVAGALSLAGPAERPVPPANLLADFGGGSLFLVVGVLAALLERQRTGQGQVVDAAMVDGVSSLATMIHGLRGIGLWQDERQANLLDGGAPFYDTYRCADGRFVAVGALEPQFYAALLDGLGVSFAHEQHDPAGFAEQRRVFTEAFTSRTRDEWAAHFAGSDACVAPVLDLGEAPEHPQARARDAFADLGGAVTPRVAPRFSTGPPPQPTPERPAGADTRSQLLGHGFSEAEVEALLASGAIAQTDPD
- the fgd gene encoding glucose-6-phosphate dehydrogenase (coenzyme-F420) encodes the protein MSTPPLRIGYKASAEQFGPQRLSDLAVLAEHVGLDSVTVSDHAQPWRVTGGHAPAALPWLGHVAARTDRVLLGTSVLTPSFRYNPAVLAQQVATLGCLAPGRLILGVGTGEALNEIAVGSVENWPDFRERFARLREAVRLIRALWTQDSVDQEGDYYRVRDLSIYDRPEEPVPVYVAAGGGTVARYAGRMGDGLICTSGKGRELYEDTLLPSMATGAAKGGRDVEALDRMIEIKISYDRDLERAREATRFWSPLALPAEQKHSIHSPVEMEQAADALPLEQIMSRWIVSDDPAEVVERVREYTDMGFTHLVLHAPGEDQERFLTELAEDVLPGLRELAPGRMPAAPEAEDG